The Streptomyces liliiviolaceus sequence TCGGCGGGGCCGTAGAAGGCGATCCACGACGGCCGGGGCTCGTCCGGCCGCGCCTTGCCGAGAGCGTCACGGGCGTGCCCCAGCGAGCGCAGGGCGGCCTGTCGGTCACCGAGGTTCGCATGGCCGATGGCCGTCCTGGCATGGGCCAGGGAGCTGTAGAGGGGCAGCCGTCTGGCGACGGCCGTTCCCTGGGCGGCGTAACCGGCGTCGACGGCCTCGGCGTACTCGTCCCGGTGGTGCGCGAGGATCGCGTACGCGTTCCAGACCCGCATCTCCGCCACGGGGTCCTTGGCCATTCCCGCCAAGTAGAGCGCGCGGCCGAGGAGTTGGGAGGCGCGGTCCATCCGCCGGGCGTCGATCGCGCTCCAGGCGGCCGTGGCGGTGTAGTCGGCGGCCACGGAGAAGAGTCTGCGGCGGATGCGCTGGGTGGCCCCGAGCCGCTGTTTCTCCAGTGCCTCGGCGGCGCCGGCCAACGCGGCGCGCTCCAGGCCGTCGTGGCCGCCTCTGCTTCGGTCGAGCCCCATCAGGGTGTCCAGGCCGGAGCGCAGCCGGATGACGTCGGAGGTGCCCACCTGGGGCGGCGCACCGACGAACGGCGTGACGACGGCGGCTGTTCCGGTGGTGGCGGTGAGGAAGTTCCTGCGGTCCACAGGGGCCTCCGGTTCGGTGGCGGGACGGTTGCGGGCCGGAGGACTGAAGCCCAGTTCCTCGGCCGTACATCCGAATACTGCCTCCAGCGCGGCTCGTTGACGGGGGTGCGGCCATCTCGTTCTTCCGGTCCGCCAGTAGCGGACGGTCCGGTCGCTGACCGTTCCCTCCTGTCCGGCGCGGGCCAGACGGGCGTTGACCGCGTCGACCAGTTCGGCCTGGGTCATGCACCGCGCGCTCATCGCGCTCATGAAGCGCTCGTTGCCGTCCACATAGGCACGGTAGGCAGTGATTCCTGGCCATGAGTGCAGATCGCGGAGAAATATCCGGTTGAGGCGAATCCATGGCCGGGGGATTTTTCCTGCCTCCCCGCCTCCTGAGGCCGTTGACTCGTTCAAGGCCCATCGCACCCGCACCCCGAGGTCCTGATGACTGTGACGGCAACACCACGTCCCACCGGGCATCCCGGATACTCGCAGACGCTCGAACGCGTACCGGAGAGCGCGGGTGCGGCGCGCAGCCTGGTGCGTACGGCCCTCGCGGCCTGGCAGCAGGACGGGCTGATCGAGGACGCCCTGTGCGTCATCACCGAGCTGGTCTCCAACGCCGTCGACCACGCGTGCTGCTCCGTGATCCGGGTCGTCGTCACGCGCCCCGCCGACGACCGCGTCCTCCTCGCGGTCGTCGACCGCTCCCGCGACCTCCCGAGGACGGGGACCGACCGCGACGCGGAGCGGCTCCGGGGCCGCGGCCTCGTCCTGGTCGACGCCCTCTCCGACCGGTGGGGCACCGAACCCCACCGCTGGGGCAAGACCGTCTGGGCCGAGCTGAGCGGTGAAGCGGCGGCCGGCGGCTGAGGACCGGGGCGGGGCAGCACGGGGTGCGGGGCGCTGGGCGCGGGCGGGAAATCGGGTGGGCCGGGGAGGCGGTCGTCGGCGATGATGCGGTCATGACGATGGAACGCAGGGGACCCGCGACGGACGCCGGTGAGCGAGCCATGCTGGAGGGCTGGCTGGACTACCACCGCCAGACCCTGGCCTGGAAGTGCGAGGGTCTGGACGACTCCCAGCTCAGGACGGCCGCGGTGCCGCCCTCCGAGCTGTCCCTGCTCGGTCTCGTCCGGCACATGGCGGACGTGGAGCGCAGCTGGTTCCGCAAGGTCCTCGTGGGCGACGACCCCGGGCCGCTCTACTACAGCGACGAGGACCGGGACGGCGAGTTCCACCTCACCGAGGCGGACACCTGGAAGGAGGCGTACGCCACCTGGCAGGGCGAGATCGCGATCGCCCGCCGCAACGCGGCACCCCTCGGCCTGGACGACCTGTCCGAGGGCCGGAGCAGGTTCACCGACAAGCCCTTCAACCTGCGGTGGATCTACACGCACATGATCGAGGAGTACGCGCGCCACAACGGCCACGCCGATCTGATCCGCGAGCGCGTCGACGGGGCGACCGGCGACTGAGCAGCCACCGCGGCGGCATCGGCCGCCGGGCTTTCACCCGTGCGGGGCACACTCCGCTTGTCAGCTCCCCAATGCGCGGCGGAACCAGCAGAGTTGCGCGGGTGCATCGAACCGCGACCACCGCAACGCTTCTGGTCACCGTGGCCGTCTCGGCGGTCTCAGCCGTCTCGGGCTGTGTGACCGTCCAGCGAACGCCCTCGCCCACCCGGCCGTCCGTCCCGGTCCCGGTGTCGGAGCCGCGCCCGGACGGCAGGGCCGAGCAACGGGTCGTCCAGGCCCCGGCCCGCGAGGCCCTGGAACTCATCGGCCCGTCCCGCCGCCCTTCGGCGCCCGCGTCCGCACCGGCCCGTACGCCTCCCGCGGGTCCCGCCGCCCCGGCGGACCGCCCTCGGCACGCCCCCGCCGAACCGCCGCGGCACCCGGAGCCACGGCGGCCCGAACACCGGGCCGTGCCGCGACTGCCCGCGTCCGTGCCGTCGACGGGCACGGACGTGTGCGCGCTGGGCCGGACGTACGGCGGCTGGCGGGCGGACAGCCCACAGGCGGCCATCTGCCAGGACATGTACGGCCGTTGACGTCTCGGCCGATGCCTGGAGGGGTGTCCGGAGGCGTCCTAGGGCTCCCGACGCGGTGGTCCCAGCGTCTCGCCTCCGGGCCCTCCCGTCCCTCCCGGGCCTCTCCCCTGCCCCGGCCGTCTCGGCGTGGGTTCGGGTGCGCCGTCCGGGCCCTCGCGGTCCAGCCTCGACTCCAGGCGGCCGATGCCGGCCCGGACGCCGTCTCCGTAGGCGTCGTCGCCAAGGACGCTGATGCCCGCCCGCGCGGCTCCCAGATGGCCCCGGGCCGCCTCGGAGCGGCCGAGCTTCACATAGTCGGCGGCGAGGTTCAGATGCAGGGACGGGTAGAAGGCGCGTACCGCGAGGGATTGGTGATGCTCCGGGTGCTCCGCGACGCGGTCGTGCGCGAGCTCGTCCGCCGCCGACAAGGCTCGTAGGTCCCAGGCGAGTTCGTCCGAGGGATCGTCCTGTGTGTCGGCCATAAAGTGCGCGAGTGTGCAGCGGTGGAGCGCGTCGCCGTCCTCGCCGATCTCCGCCCACAGGTCCAGGAAGCGGCTCCGGGCCTCCTCACGGTCGCCGCCGTGCAGAAGCATGACGGCCTGTCCGATCCTGGTCGTCATCGCGTCCGCCGCCGCCTGTTCCTGCTGCTCCGCCACCGTGTCGCCCTCCGCCCGCTCGTCCGTCGCCACCTCTCCCCGACGCTAACGGCAGGAGCCGACGATCGAGCTGAGGCGGCCCCGTACGCGGCTGGGCCGACGTGGTGACGCCTGCACCGAACCGGACGCGAGGCGCTCCAGCCGGGCCCGCCCCCACGGGCCGGCCCGCCCGGTCAGGA is a genomic window containing:
- a CDS encoding XRE family transcriptional regulator yields the protein MSAMSARCMTQAELVDAVNARLARAGQEGTVSDRTVRYWRTGRTRWPHPRQRAALEAVFGCTAEELGFSPPARNRPATEPEAPVDRRNFLTATTGTAAVVTPFVGAPPQVGTSDVIRLRSGLDTLMGLDRSRGGHDGLERAALAGAAEALEKQRLGATQRIRRRLFSVAADYTATAAWSAIDARRMDRASQLLGRALYLAGMAKDPVAEMRVWNAYAILAHHRDEYAEAVDAGYAAQGTAVARRLPLYSSLAHARTAIGHANLGDRQAALRSLGHARDALGKARPDEPRPSWIAFYGPAELLAMTAIVQDRNGRFAESEAASHQALRTIPAEFRRNRALATGRLALAQLHQRDVEQACATAASVFPLMSGHPIPGRMRSLLGDYYRDLITLAPDAGIAREWGDRYRSEWSRL
- a CDS encoding ATP-binding protein, whose product is MTVTATPRPTGHPGYSQTLERVPESAGAARSLVRTALAAWQQDGLIEDALCVITELVSNAVDHACCSVIRVVVTRPADDRVLLAVVDRSRDLPRTGTDRDAERLRGRGLVLVDALSDRWGTEPHRWGKTVWAELSGEAAAGG
- a CDS encoding DinB family protein, with protein sequence MTMERRGPATDAGERAMLEGWLDYHRQTLAWKCEGLDDSQLRTAAVPPSELSLLGLVRHMADVERSWFRKVLVGDDPGPLYYSDEDRDGEFHLTEADTWKEAYATWQGEIAIARRNAAPLGLDDLSEGRSRFTDKPFNLRWIYTHMIEEYARHNGHADLIRERVDGATGD